A window of Malania oleifera isolate guangnan ecotype guangnan chromosome 5, ASM2987363v1, whole genome shotgun sequence contains these coding sequences:
- the LOC131155313 gene encoding potassium transporter 5-like isoform X2: MEMSGDAAVEDSEQSRTDDAQSIAAWRKLKRHDSLDMESAKLPTSHHHHHHHHPSKGGSWWVIMQLAFQSIGVVYGDIGTSPLYVFASTFPDGVNHSDDIIGVLSIIFYTITLLTLLKYVFIVLHANDNGDGGTFALYSLVCRYAKVGLIPSVQAEDRAVSNYKLEMPSNKLRRATILKTMLENSPFAKFSLLYATMLGTSMVIGDGVLTPCISGKIVWISVAILVFLFSIQRFGTDKVGYSFAPIIFIWFTMIGGIGIYNYFKFDPVVIKALNPQYIIEYFKRNKKQAWISLGGTILSITGTEAMFADLGHFSVRSIQVSMCAVTYPAIVLAYTGQASYLHQHLDDVSDAFYKSIPGPLYWPMFIVAVLASIIASQAMISGAFSIIQQSLSLGCFPRVKIVHTSTKYEGQVYIPEVNYLLMLACVVVTAGFKTTAKIGNAYGIAVVFVMTLTSWFLVLIMIMIWKTNILLIMAYVLVICSIELVYLSSVLYKFDQGGYLPLAVALFLMAIMYIWNDVYRRKYYYELNHKVSLEKLKEMVTNTSFCRMPGLAIFYSELVHGIPPIFEHYMENVPALHSVVVFVSIKSLPVSKVPMEERFLFHRLDPNELNVFRCVVRYGYTDVQNEEEPFEILLVERLKEFIRDNVLMLSESGDGRGNTVKNEELDDGLSNDDNVKEEATQGEDEKRRETLDREIFEVEKARQAGIVHLIGESEVIAGKGARMAKRILINYAYNFLKRNLRQTEKVFDIPHKRMLKVGVTYEL; the protein is encoded by the exons ATGGAAATGAGTGGAGATGCAGCAGTAGAAGACAGCGAACAGAGTAGAACTGATGATGCACAATCTATAGCTGCATGGAGGAAGCTGAAGCGACACGATTCTCTTGATATGGAATCCGCGAAGCTCCCCACGTCCCAccaccaccatcatcatcatcatccctcCAAG GGGGGGTCATGGTGGGTGATAATGCAATTGGCATTCCAGAGCATAGGGGTGGTGTACGGGGACATTGGCACGTCACCGCTCTACGTGTTCGCCAGCACCTTTCCCGACGGCGTCAACCACAGCGACGACATCATTGGAGTTCTCTCTATCATCTTCTACACAATTACCCTCCTCACCCTCCTCAAGTACGTCTTCATCGTCTTGCACGCTAATGACAACGGCGACG GAGGGACATTTGCTCTGTACTCCCTGGTATGCCGGTATGCGAAAGTGGGGTTGATCCCGAGTGTGCAGGCGGAAGACAGAGCAGTGTCAAATTACAAGCTGGAAATGCCGAGCAATAAGCTGCGGAGAGCAACCATCCTGAAGACAATGCTGGAGAATAGCCCTTTCGCCAAATTCTCTCTGCTCTACGCCACCATGCTCGGCACTTCCATGGTCATCGGAGACGGTGTCCTCACCCCTTGCATCTCTG GGAAGATTGTTTGGATATCAGTTGCAATCTTGGTCTTTCTATTTTCAATACAAAGATTTGGAACAGACAAAGTAGGCTACAGTTTTGCTCCCATAATATTCATTTGGTTCACAATGATTGGTGGTATTGGCATCTACAATTACTTCAAATTTGATCCAGTCGTCATTAAAGCATTAAATCCACAATACATTATAGAGTATTTCAAGAGAAACAAGAAGCAAGCATGGATTTCCTTGGGTGGAACTATCCTTTCCATAACAG GAACTGAAGCTATGTTTGCGGACCTCGGTCACTTCAGCGTTCGATCCATACAAGTAAGCATGTGTGCTGTGACATACCCGGCTATTGTACTTGCATACACTGGACAAGCCTCTTATCTTCACCAACACCTAGATGATGTTTCAGATGCTTTCTATAAGTCTATTCCTG GCCCACTATATTGGCCAATGTTCATTGTGGCGGTTCTAGCGTCAATCATAGCAAGCCAAGCCATGATCTCAGGGGCATTTTCTATAATCCAGCAATCCCTCTCTCTAGGTTGTTTCCCACGTGTGAAGATTGTGCATACCTCAACAAAGTATGAAGGACAAGTTTATATACCTGAAGTCAACTACCTTCTTATGTTGGCATGTGTTGTGGTCACTGCTGGATTCAAGACTACCGCAAAAATTGGGAATGCATATG GTATTGCAGTGGTGTTTGTCATGACGCTCACGTCATGGTTTCTGGTactcatcatgatcatgatatggAAGACCAACATACTTCTCATAATGGCTTATGTTCTTGTCATTTGCAGTATTGAGCTCGTGTACTTGAGCTCAGTCCTTTATAAATTTGACCAAGGAGGGTATTTACCCTTGGCCGTCGCCTTGTTCCTAATGGCTATAATGTACATTTGGAATGATGTGTACCGGAGAAAATACTATTACGAGCTCAATCACAAGGTTTCTCTAGAAAAGCTGAAGGAGATGGTCACCAACACTAGCTTTTGCAGGATGCCGGGACTCGCCATCTTTTACTCTGAGCTTGTTCATGGAATCCCTCCCATCTTTGAGCACTATATGGAAAATGTACCGGCACTACACTCTGTCGTTGTTTTTGTCTCAATTAAATCACTGCCCGTAAGCAAGGTGCCAATGGAAGAGAGGTTTCTTTTCCACCGATTGGATCCAAATGAGCTCAATGTGTTTCGCTGTGTTGTACGATATGGATATACAGATGTGCAAAATGAGGAAGAgccttttgaaatattgttggtTGAGAGACTGAAGGAATTCATAAGGGACAATGTTTTGATGCTTTCAGAGTCTGGCGATGGCAGAGGCAATACTGTAAAAAATGAAGAATTGGATGATGGGTTGTCTAATGATGATAATGTGAAAGAGGAAGCCACACAAGGGGAGGACGAGAAGCGACGAGAGACGTTGGATAGAGAAATTTTTGAGGTGGAGAAAGCGCGGCAAGCGGGTATCGTTCACCTAATTGGCGAGAGTGAGGTGATTGCAGGAAAAGGAGCTAGGATGGCAAAGAGGATTCTAATAAATTATGCTTACAATTTCTTGAAGAGGAACTTGAGGCAAACTGAGAAGGTGTTTGATATTCCACACAAGAGAATGTTGAAGGTGGGAGTAACCTATGAGCTTTAG
- the LOC131155313 gene encoding potassium transporter 5-like isoform X1 — protein MEMSGDAAVEDSEQSRTDDAQSIAAWRKLKRHDSLDMESAKLPTSHHHHHHHHPSKGGSWWVIMQLAFQSIGVVYGDIGTSPLYVFASTFPDGVNHSDDIIGVLSIIFYTITLLTLLKYVFIVLHANDNGDGGTFALYSLVCRYAKVGLIPSVQAEDRAVSNYKLEMPSNKLRRATILKTMLENSPFAKFSLLYATMLGTSMVIGDGVLTPCISVLSAVNGIKLAESSITEGKIVWISVAILVFLFSIQRFGTDKVGYSFAPIIFIWFTMIGGIGIYNYFKFDPVVIKALNPQYIIEYFKRNKKQAWISLGGTILSITGTEAMFADLGHFSVRSIQVSMCAVTYPAIVLAYTGQASYLHQHLDDVSDAFYKSIPGPLYWPMFIVAVLASIIASQAMISGAFSIIQQSLSLGCFPRVKIVHTSTKYEGQVYIPEVNYLLMLACVVVTAGFKTTAKIGNAYGIAVVFVMTLTSWFLVLIMIMIWKTNILLIMAYVLVICSIELVYLSSVLYKFDQGGYLPLAVALFLMAIMYIWNDVYRRKYYYELNHKVSLEKLKEMVTNTSFCRMPGLAIFYSELVHGIPPIFEHYMENVPALHSVVVFVSIKSLPVSKVPMEERFLFHRLDPNELNVFRCVVRYGYTDVQNEEEPFEILLVERLKEFIRDNVLMLSESGDGRGNTVKNEELDDGLSNDDNVKEEATQGEDEKRRETLDREIFEVEKARQAGIVHLIGESEVIAGKGARMAKRILINYAYNFLKRNLRQTEKVFDIPHKRMLKVGVTYEL, from the exons ATGGAAATGAGTGGAGATGCAGCAGTAGAAGACAGCGAACAGAGTAGAACTGATGATGCACAATCTATAGCTGCATGGAGGAAGCTGAAGCGACACGATTCTCTTGATATGGAATCCGCGAAGCTCCCCACGTCCCAccaccaccatcatcatcatcatccctcCAAG GGGGGGTCATGGTGGGTGATAATGCAATTGGCATTCCAGAGCATAGGGGTGGTGTACGGGGACATTGGCACGTCACCGCTCTACGTGTTCGCCAGCACCTTTCCCGACGGCGTCAACCACAGCGACGACATCATTGGAGTTCTCTCTATCATCTTCTACACAATTACCCTCCTCACCCTCCTCAAGTACGTCTTCATCGTCTTGCACGCTAATGACAACGGCGACG GAGGGACATTTGCTCTGTACTCCCTGGTATGCCGGTATGCGAAAGTGGGGTTGATCCCGAGTGTGCAGGCGGAAGACAGAGCAGTGTCAAATTACAAGCTGGAAATGCCGAGCAATAAGCTGCGGAGAGCAACCATCCTGAAGACAATGCTGGAGAATAGCCCTTTCGCCAAATTCTCTCTGCTCTACGCCACCATGCTCGGCACTTCCATGGTCATCGGAGACGGTGTCCTCACCCCTTGCATCTCTG TTTTGTCAGCTGTGAACGGGATCAAGCTTGCTGAATCTTCCATCAcggaag GGAAGATTGTTTGGATATCAGTTGCAATCTTGGTCTTTCTATTTTCAATACAAAGATTTGGAACAGACAAAGTAGGCTACAGTTTTGCTCCCATAATATTCATTTGGTTCACAATGATTGGTGGTATTGGCATCTACAATTACTTCAAATTTGATCCAGTCGTCATTAAAGCATTAAATCCACAATACATTATAGAGTATTTCAAGAGAAACAAGAAGCAAGCATGGATTTCCTTGGGTGGAACTATCCTTTCCATAACAG GAACTGAAGCTATGTTTGCGGACCTCGGTCACTTCAGCGTTCGATCCATACAAGTAAGCATGTGTGCTGTGACATACCCGGCTATTGTACTTGCATACACTGGACAAGCCTCTTATCTTCACCAACACCTAGATGATGTTTCAGATGCTTTCTATAAGTCTATTCCTG GCCCACTATATTGGCCAATGTTCATTGTGGCGGTTCTAGCGTCAATCATAGCAAGCCAAGCCATGATCTCAGGGGCATTTTCTATAATCCAGCAATCCCTCTCTCTAGGTTGTTTCCCACGTGTGAAGATTGTGCATACCTCAACAAAGTATGAAGGACAAGTTTATATACCTGAAGTCAACTACCTTCTTATGTTGGCATGTGTTGTGGTCACTGCTGGATTCAAGACTACCGCAAAAATTGGGAATGCATATG GTATTGCAGTGGTGTTTGTCATGACGCTCACGTCATGGTTTCTGGTactcatcatgatcatgatatggAAGACCAACATACTTCTCATAATGGCTTATGTTCTTGTCATTTGCAGTATTGAGCTCGTGTACTTGAGCTCAGTCCTTTATAAATTTGACCAAGGAGGGTATTTACCCTTGGCCGTCGCCTTGTTCCTAATGGCTATAATGTACATTTGGAATGATGTGTACCGGAGAAAATACTATTACGAGCTCAATCACAAGGTTTCTCTAGAAAAGCTGAAGGAGATGGTCACCAACACTAGCTTTTGCAGGATGCCGGGACTCGCCATCTTTTACTCTGAGCTTGTTCATGGAATCCCTCCCATCTTTGAGCACTATATGGAAAATGTACCGGCACTACACTCTGTCGTTGTTTTTGTCTCAATTAAATCACTGCCCGTAAGCAAGGTGCCAATGGAAGAGAGGTTTCTTTTCCACCGATTGGATCCAAATGAGCTCAATGTGTTTCGCTGTGTTGTACGATATGGATATACAGATGTGCAAAATGAGGAAGAgccttttgaaatattgttggtTGAGAGACTGAAGGAATTCATAAGGGACAATGTTTTGATGCTTTCAGAGTCTGGCGATGGCAGAGGCAATACTGTAAAAAATGAAGAATTGGATGATGGGTTGTCTAATGATGATAATGTGAAAGAGGAAGCCACACAAGGGGAGGACGAGAAGCGACGAGAGACGTTGGATAGAGAAATTTTTGAGGTGGAGAAAGCGCGGCAAGCGGGTATCGTTCACCTAATTGGCGAGAGTGAGGTGATTGCAGGAAAAGGAGCTAGGATGGCAAAGAGGATTCTAATAAATTATGCTTACAATTTCTTGAAGAGGAACTTGAGGCAAACTGAGAAGGTGTTTGATATTCCACACAAGAGAATGTTGAAGGTGGGAGTAACCTATGAGCTTTAG